atattgttggaTTTGAAAATGTGGGACTTGGTCGGGTTCGTCTTGCAAGCTAAAGCGCGTCGGCTAGCCAAAATTCGCTTGAACCTTGGGTCTTACGGGATTTTTCTTCGTACCCGAACCTCTTTTTTTTCGAACCCGCACCTTtcttgcttgaaccttccatGTGTGTTGTAAAAATATTTAGATTGAGTGGGAGAATTTTTGAAATGAAATggagaattttttgattttttgaagtGAGTGGGGGAATGGTTTTTAGATTTATATAAAAACcttcaaaaaaataaaatcccAACGTTCATAATTTGCCCAAACGGTCAAAAAGCAAACGGTCATTTCACTTTTCCACGCGTTATCCTTTCCACGCGTTGAAATCTTCACGCGTTATGGGAGATGGTGGCGGCGGTGTGCAATCTTGTTTCACGCGTGACGAGGGTGTCATCACGGACCAACCCCAGTCCCCTAAGACTCGAACTTTAGATTTGAAGGGAAAAACTCACCCAGACTCACGATAAGTGGAATTTAAATACCCATAACAACCACAAGAACACTAGTGATGGTTCAATCCGAACTCTctatatatatgaaataaaatttgttttaaataaatttaCCATCAAGTCAGCTAAATATATTTTATGGTTAAATTTGAATAACCACTGCCCGCACGTGTATTTATCTACGCCAACCATTTAAGACGATGTGAAATAAGTAATATTAATGACAACATTTGAAGGTACTTTGGTTTTCCATAGAATATAAACTTTTGACTTTTCTATTGCCATGTTTTCGTTCATATCACATGTCGCCAATTCTAGATTCTACCCCTTTAGAAATTCCTATGTGCATTTACTACCGGATGTTTTGTGTTCCCTATCTCATAAATGGCAAAGGCCTAGAATACGAGTTAATGATATATCCGGATTGTTTTTGTTTCAAACAAGCTTACCATATAAGGGGGGACAGAATCGCAACTAGAGAAGCCCTCCATCTGCGTCACATTCGGATCTCTACGACATCCTGTGTTTTTTGTAGCAAAGAAACGGAAACTGTAAACCATCTCTTGGTAACTTGTGATATGGCTCAGGAGGTCTTGACTGTGATTTTCCAGTGGATGAAACTACCTCTACCGAGATATACTTTGAGTATTGTGCAACTACTAGAAGGAATTCATTCACATAAATGTCAAAAGAATGTAAAAAGGTCGATCTACGCGGTTGTGGCGGCAACGTGTTGGTGCATATGGCTGATGAGGAACGACCTTATTTTCAAACAAAAGCAACCCTCAATGCAGAAATTGGTGACGGACATCAAAGCTATCTCGTATACTTGGATCAAGAATCGGGCTGGCCTCGCGAACTTAGATTGGAATAAATGGGTGTCGTTTAATCTTTAATGTGTTTTTGTGTACTCCTGTAATCTGTTTTTTTTGGTTGTTTGTACTGTTTGCTCGAGCACCTTGCTTGAGTTTTCTATAAAATTTCGCCAGTTTTCAAAAAAATATAAGGGGGGACGGTATGGATTGTTTGAGTTACTTCGATGATTCCTTTAACCGATCGGTGAACCACCCCCACTTGTTTGAGTCACCGATTGTTTGAATGTTTTCGGTGTATAGTCACCGATGCGGGAAGAGGAGGGAAGGAGAAGGGAGAGGGGTTTAATGGTGGGTCCCAACCCTTTTCAatcaatcacaatttttttttaaaattctttACCACTCTCTAGGTGTTTGAACCATACCctctgattgagtgcaaaatggggagtggaATGAGGACTTGACATGGCATGCTATTATTGGATAGAGAATAACTTAAACACTCTAGAGTGATTAAACCATACCCTCCACTCTAACACTTAAAAGTTGGTAACCATATTTATTTTAAAGAGAATTGGTATTCAATGATCCTAAGGAAATGTTTTATTACATTCTCAATTTTTAACTTACTTTCCCTTCGTGATCCCATACTAACTAAAAGTTAAACCAATTTGTTTTTGCTAACGTGGACTCCTAATGTGTAAAAGTTGTTTGATGTGGACTGCTTATGTGAAAATAAGTCAAAGTTGTAATAACGTGGACTACTTATGAGAGAAAGTTTTGATAACGTAGGCTACTTATATGACAATCCTTATCAGCAAAAACTAACTTTGTTAACTTGCAGTTAGTGTGGGATCCCTGAGGTAAAATAGGTTAAAACTTGAGAATGTTACGAAATATTTTCCTAATTGAGATTGTTGCCAGCTAATATGTCAAAATTGAGATTATTAAATTTTCCTTAATTTTTTGAATTCAAATTTTCCAAATACTTTGTCTAATCTCTTTGTTacttaaaataaatataagttcaAAAATTACTAAACAAGTTATAGTGCTAAAACTAGCATTTTATAGGTCGCTTATTGTGAAGATGATAAAAATCTTATAAATCATGAGCAGGAATTGAGACGCGCCATTTTTATCATAGGGAGATGGGTATTCATACAGTTATCTGTAAAAGTAAGAAATAGCTATATTATTTAATTGTTATATTAATATTTTCACAATcattattatttttgttatttcgTAACAatgaattttattattttttagtacTATTGCACTTCAAACTATACATTTGACATACAAATAGTTAGACGATATCTCCCTTGTTGACAGAAAAATACCTTTAGAAGTCAAAAACATATGATAAATAGGGTAGaatttagaaaataaaaaatgttcAGGATCTTTACAACTACAAAAACACAAGTTAAGGGACCACTATAGTAACTCTCTCTTTCATAATTAATAAATTTGCGCCAACATCAAATTTGAGTCAAAAGACTCAAAACTATATTTTGTTCCCACACTTCTCTAATCACGGTACCTGCGACCACCGTAACTAACCACCGTCTTCCGCCGTGCATCCACACCAATATGACAATTCTACCCCTCCTCCTCTTCCTCCTCCTACCCTTTCACGTAATTTCACAACCCATCACCACCCAAAGTGACCAAACTACCCTCCTAAACATCAAACAATTCTGGTCAAACCCACCCTCCCTCAACCACTGGAACCAATCCACCAACCCATGCACATGGCCGGAGATCACATGTACGGCCACCACCGTCACCGGAATCACCATATTCAACCAAGACATCACCGGAACGGTTCCGCCTTTCATTTGTGACCTCAAAAACTTAACTCATCTTGATCTAAACTACAATTACATCACCGGATCATTTCCTACTGTTCTATACAACTGCACCAATCTCCGGTACCTTGATCTCTCTCAAAACTACTTTGTTGGGCGGATACCGGATGATATATCGCGGTTATCACCAGAGATTCGGTACCTTAGTCTCTTTGGTAATAACTTCACAGGAGATATTCCGGTGAGTATTTCGAGATTATCGAAGCTTTCTTCGCTGCAACTACACGCGAACCTGTTTAACGGCAGTTTCCCGGAGGAGATCGGTGATTTGAATGATCTTGAAGAGTTATTATTGGGTTTTAATTCCTTTACTCCATCAAGACTTCCTCAGAGTTTCTTTCAGTTGAACAAGCTTCGGATGTTTATCATGACGGAAGCCAACCTGATCGGAGAGATACCCGGAAATCTATCTGGCATGCCGGCAATGGAGTTGCTAGATTTGTCTGTGAATAACATCACCGGAACAATACCAAGTGATCTCTTCTTGTTAAAAAACTTAACACAAGTTTATCTTTACGCTAACAATCTAACAGGAGGAATTCCAGATGCAATTGAAGCAATAAACATGCAAATCATTGACCTCTCTGCAAACAACTTGACCGGAAAAATCCCAGACGGTTTTGGAAATCTTATGAGTTTGACAAACTTGACTCTCATGATCAATCAATTATCAGGTGAACTTCCGGCGGGTATCGCGCGCTTGCCTAACTTGCATGATATCCGAATTTTTACCAATAATTTGTCCGGTGAATTCTCGCCGGACTTTGGAAGGTACTCCGACCTCAAGATTTTCGACGTTGCACAAAATAACTTCTCCGGGAACTTGCCGGAAAATCTATGTTCCAGGGGGCAGCTTAAGGGGTTGGAGGTTTACGAAAATAGTCTTTCCGGCGAGATACCGAAATCGCTCGGAAACTGTAGCAGCTTGAAGAGTTTTCAGGTTTACCGGAACCGATTTTCAGGATCAATCCCTGATGGGTTGTGGAAGGTTTTGAGGTTAGAAAGAATGATAATACATAGTAATTCATTTTCCGGTGAGTTGCCACAAGAATTGGCGCCAATTTTGTCAAGGCTTGATATTAGTAATAATAGCTTTTCCGGTCAAATTCCTGTCGGGGTATCTTCTTGGAAAAGTTTGAGGGTTTTCATAGCAAGTTATAACTTACTTGACGGTGCAATTCCTCAAGAATTAACAAAACTCTCAAATTTGGAAACTTTATTGCTGGACGGAAACCGGTTCTCCGGTGAGTTACCGGAGACTATAGTTTCATGGAGTTCACTCAACACTTTGAACCTTAGTAGAAACCAACTCACCGGCCAGATTCCGATGGGTCTCGGGTTGTCAGATTCTCTCAATGCACTGGATTTGTCAAGAAATAATCTTTCCGGCCAGATACCGAGTCAACTAGGTAGATCGTTGGTTTTGCTTGATCTTTCAACCAATAACCTCACTGGAACCATCCCGAGTCGACTCGATAATGGGGCATTTGATCGAAGTTTCTTGAACAATCCCGGTCTTTGTTCAAATAACCCATTATTGGGCCTTAGATCTTGTAGTTCACGGTCCGAAACAAGATCATCTAGGAAGATATCGGCTAAGTTTGTGGCGATAATCGCGAGTATAGTAGCGGTATTATTGCTTCTGGCGTTACTAGTGACTGGATATGTCAGTGTTCAATACCGGAGAAGAAACTCTGACTTGAGATGGAAATTCACTTCTTTCCAGAAGTTAGACTTCACAGAATCCACGATCTTGCCTCGGTTGACTGAGAACAATGTGGTCGGGCATGGTGGTTCAGGGAAAGTGTATCGGATTCCGGTAAATCGATCAGGCGAGTTTGTGGCGGTTAAGAAGCTTTCTATAAAAAACGATTTAGATCAAAGGCTGGAGAAAGAGTTTTTATCAGAAGTTGAGATTCTAAGTGCGATTCGCCACTCAAACATAGTAAAACTATTGGGTTGCATTTCATCCGACAACTCAAAGCTCCTCATATACGAGTTCTTAGAGAATAGGAGTTTGGACCGTTGGTTGCACAGCAGGAAAGCTCGATCGAGTCATGGGCTTAGTGGTTCAGTGCGTCATATGGTTCTTGATTGGCCGAAAAGGTTGCGCATAGCATTGGGGGTGGCTAATGGTTTATGTTATATGCATCATGATTGTGTTCCAGCGGTAATTCACAGGGATGTGAAATCATGCAATGTGCTTTTAGATGGCGATTTCAATGCTAAGATAGCCGATTTCGGGTTAGCCAGGATATTAGCTAAAGAAAGTGAGCTTAATACGATGTCAACCGTGGCTGGCTCAATCGGATACATGGCTCCAGGTATAGTTTTATGATTCACAAAAGTATAATGTGCTTATGTTATATGTTTTTTTAACTTACTTCATTCTAACATAGTATATAACTCTTTGTATAGAATATGCTCACACGATCAAAGTGAATGAAAAGATAGACGTTTACAGTTTCGGAGTGATCTTGTTAGAACTAACAACGGGGAAAGAGGCGAGCGGTGGCAATGAAAGTTCGTCACTAGCCGAATGGGCTTGGCAACAAGCTATAGGTGGTGCACCAATTCTAGATGCTTTAGACGATGAAGTTATCGAGCCTAGGTATATGAATGATATGACTAATGTGTTTAAACTCGGGCTCTGGTGTACCAGCAAGTTGCCAACCAATAGACCTTCCATGCAAGAGGTATGCCAGATGCTGCTACGTTGCAGCGTAGGCGCAGCCGTGATGGAGACTGAGGCAGGGAAGAATGGTGATGATGTAGCAGATCATTTACCCCTTCTTAAGCTTGAAAATGTCTAAAGGCTTGATTTGTAATGAGTATTACTAGAATTGATTGTGTTGTAAAAGATATAGTTAGTATAGTGCATTTTGGTAGGAGATATTGGATCCCACGGAACCTCTCCCAATAAGGAATAGCCATTCACTCTTAAATTATATATGTAATCAAACATGCATCCTAATGTCCTCTTGTAATTATAACATAGAGATTTCCATTATATATCAAATTATATTCCATGTTTCTCTTCTAGTACATTAATACTCATTTTATAGCGGCTAATGTTACTCTACTTTGACTCCTAAAGTACACGAATAGGCAAGAGCACGCCTCTACCACCCAACCAAAGATAGAATAACATATGCTCTTACCTCGCATAATGAATGCTTTTAGTTGCTTCATATGGATCTTCTTATCTAAATTACCATTTAAGAATTAAGAGTGTTAGGTTGATGTCCATTTGGTGAATAACAAGATAGTGAACAGTCGCTAGAGCTATCAACAATCTAATGATGAAACAAGCAACTAGAGTATATGTGTCAAAATAGAAAACACCTTCCTTTTGTCAAAGATGTGCGATTTCGGTAGTGTGCAGCCTCCTATTCTCTTCGTCTGGAACAGATAGGTGCCCAAAAAAGTCTGTTTTGTGGCATGGCGCACTCTCCTAAACCACTTACCTACTGCAGACGCCTTACAGATGTGATGCATTCATGCTCCAGACCATTTTTGCAGGTTGTGCGGGGATTATCCGGAATCCAGTGGAGCATTTTTTTTACGTCATGTCACTTCTCTTAAACGGTGTGGCACGTCATGGCTCAATGCTGGCATATCCCGTGTATCTATGCTTTTCACATTAGAGACCTCTTAGCGCTTCATGAGGTGTTGGGCAGGAAAAAAGGCTAGGAAGTGCACCTTGCAAGAGGTTGTCTTTACAGTTTTATGGAGATCTAGAGGACGAGGAATAACGGTATTCAACTCAAAAGTGCCTTCTGTTTCTAAGGttatcgaggaatcaaagaccctTAGCTTTCTTTGGGTAAAAAGCCGATTGAGGAGACTGCGCTTAATGTGGATTTATTGGAAGCATTTTGATGTAGGCTGTTTGGCTTAGTTTTGTTGTTTCTTTCGTTTGTTTTGTGGGTCTCATATGTAGGTGCCAGTGTCTAACTGGTTGGTGGAATTTACAAGAAACATGAGCAACAGGGGCGACGACTGTCGTCGCTATTGATGACCAAAATCGTTGCTAAAGGTAATACGGGCAACATGCCGTCGCTAAAGTGTCGCCGCTATTGCATGGCCGGTGGCCGCTTATAACCCAAAATCGTCGCTTTGCTATGTCGCCGCTATTACTATTTTCGTCGCTAAAGGCCTTCTTCTAAATAGCGACGACTTATGTCATCgctaaaagttttttttttttttttttgcattttcaGTTTTTCATATAAAAAACCTGCCATattcaaaacacacaaaaactaTATAAACATAAACTACATAAATGTCAAAAATGTCACAACCGTGTTTATTTAAAGTCACAAACATGTCCTAAAACTCCTTAACATATAAAATGTCATAATTCAACATGATATCCGTGTTATCATCACTTCCATCATCCACTTCTTCATCGTCAACATCTTCGTTTCTAAACTTAGCCAGGTAACTCGAACTCAAAAAGTTTTGGAGATCATCTCTAAAATCCAGGTCTTGGAACCAACTCTAATGAATCTACAAACTCATATCCCACGTTTGTGAACTTCAAATTCCTACGATGGTACAATTGCAATTTATTTACAACTTAATACTCATACAAGAAAAAAGCAACAAATTTCATACCCTTTTCAAGAAGGTAGCTTATAAGAAGATTGTAGTACATGATCCCTTCCTTGGTGACTTGGGTTCCCAGTTCATTTGTAAAGAAAGATATAGCTTTGAGTGAATCCACTTTCATCACTAAATCAAAAAACAAATGTGAAAGGAAAGTATTTAGTCTTTAGCAATTTAGGTAAGTGTTTAAGAATTTGGTAATCACTAATTTAGTGAAAACACAATTTGTCATTTAagtaaaaataacaaaaaacGGTTACTGAATTTTACTAAAGTTGACATCATAGCAAAATGAGCTTTATCAGCAAACATGATCCCCCACTGCTTGTCGTATTTAGTACCAAAAACATGTATATGTTGTTAGGATCAGAATACACACACAATTTtctgatgaagtcatgaagaacacaaagatttatagtggttcggTCGGTTCTGACCTACATCCACTCTCGGTAACTAGGAATATTTGTATTAAGCTTTTGGTACAATTTTACAGATACATAAcaatctcatatatatatataagattgaGGAAAGAGAAGAATGTCCCAAAACATGATCCCTGAAATCTGATCACCAAGACAATTTGATCAACTTTGCTGACCTCGGTTGATCAAATTGTCAAGTGGTTTGGCTTCATACTTAACAATCTCCCACATGAAGCCAAGGAATAATCTTCATCTGTGCTTCAACTATGCATCAGTATCTCTGTAAAAACTTTGATCTTCATACATTCCTAGTTACCCGGCCTCCTCTTCAATTATCCTGAAGGCCAGTTGAAGCTATGCAAAACTTCAACTTCTCTAAGGTGACAACCTTAGTCAACATATCAGATGGATTTTCACTTCCTTTGATCTTCTTTAACTTCAGAGTGCCTTCACTAACTTGCTCTCTCTGATGAAGTGATATTTCAGCTGAATGTGCTTTGTCTTCGAATGGAAGACAGGATTCTTTGCAAGATGAATTGCACTTTGATTGTCACAAAACAATGCACAATCAACTTGTTCCTTACCGAGCTCTTTGAGAAAATTCTTCAACCATATAAGCTCTTTGCCTGCTTCAGCAACTGCCATATACTCTGCTTCTGTGGCTGAAAGGGCAACACTTTTCTGCAGTCTGGACATCCGGCTTACTGCAGTGCCTCCCACTGTAAAGACATATCCGGTGGTGCTTTTGTAAGATTCTTTACAACCACCAAGGTCAGCATCCGCAAAACCCTTCAGAATAACCTCTTTCCCCTTAAACTGTAATGCCACTTTTGAAGTCCCCTTCAAATATCTTAGCAGCCATTTAACTGCTTCCCAATGTTGTCTCCCTGGATTGGACATAAACCGGTTAACAACTCCCACTGCATGAGTTATATCTGGTCTCGTGCATACCATCGCATACATGAGGCTACCAACTGCCGATGCATACGGAACTTTAGCCATTTCTACTTTGTCTTCATCTGATCTGGGTGATTGAACTTTAGAAAGCTTAAAGTGACTTCCCAAAGGTGTGCTTCGAATCTTGGCATCTTTAAGGCTGAATCTTTCTAACACTTTCTCAATGTACTTCTCTTGAGAGAGTGTCAAAGAGCCATCTTCTTTGTTTCTAAGAATACTCATCCCGAGTATTTGGTTTGCAGCTCCCAAGTCTTTCATCTCAAACTCTTCAGACATCTGCTTCTTCAGCTTCTTGATCTCTGTCATGTCTGAACCTGCAATCAACATATCATCCACATATAGTAATAGAATGATATAAGAACCCTTAAACCTCTTGATGTAACAACAATGGTCACTGTCACATCTCTTGTATCCGACTCT
This is a stretch of genomic DNA from Helianthus annuus cultivar XRQ/B chromosome 16, HanXRQr2.0-SUNRISE, whole genome shotgun sequence. It encodes these proteins:
- the LOC110915745 gene encoding receptor-like protein kinase HSL1, translating into MTILPLLLFLLLPFHVISQPITTQSDQTTLLNIKQFWSNPPSLNHWNQSTNPCTWPEITCTATTVTGITIFNQDITGTVPPFICDLKNLTHLDLNYNYITGSFPTVLYNCTNLRYLDLSQNYFVGRIPDDISRLSPEIRYLSLFGNNFTGDIPVSISRLSKLSSLQLHANLFNGSFPEEIGDLNDLEELLLGFNSFTPSRLPQSFFQLNKLRMFIMTEANLIGEIPGNLSGMPAMELLDLSVNNITGTIPSDLFLLKNLTQVYLYANNLTGGIPDAIEAINMQIIDLSANNLTGKIPDGFGNLMSLTNLTLMINQLSGELPAGIARLPNLHDIRIFTNNLSGEFSPDFGRYSDLKIFDVAQNNFSGNLPENLCSRGQLKGLEVYENSLSGEIPKSLGNCSSLKSFQVYRNRFSGSIPDGLWKVLRLERMIIHSNSFSGELPQELAPILSRLDISNNSFSGQIPVGVSSWKSLRVFIASYNLLDGAIPQELTKLSNLETLLLDGNRFSGELPETIVSWSSLNTLNLSRNQLTGQIPMGLGLSDSLNALDLSRNNLSGQIPSQLGRSLVLLDLSTNNLTGTIPSRLDNGAFDRSFLNNPGLCSNNPLLGLRSCSSRSETRSSRKISAKFVAIIASIVAVLLLLALLVTGYVSVQYRRRNSDLRWKFTSFQKLDFTESTILPRLTENNVVGHGGSGKVYRIPVNRSGEFVAVKKLSIKNDLDQRLEKEFLSEVEILSAIRHSNIVKLLGCISSDNSKLLIYEFLENRSLDRWLHSRKARSSHGLSGSVRHMVLDWPKRLRIALGVANGLCYMHHDCVPAVIHRDVKSCNVLLDGDFNAKIADFGLARILAKESELNTMSTVAGSIGYMAPEYAHTIKVNEKIDVYSFGVILLELTTGKEASGGNESSSLAEWAWQQAIGGAPILDALDDEVIEPRYMNDMTNVFKLGLWCTSKLPTNRPSMQEVCQMLLRCSVGAAVMETEAGKNGDDVADHLPLLKLENV